One Rosa chinensis cultivar Old Blush chromosome 3, RchiOBHm-V2, whole genome shotgun sequence DNA window includes the following coding sequences:
- the LOC112193617 gene encoding short-chain dehydrogenase reductase 2a: MPAVMPETPLHGIHGLGRDNSTTTPSHPRRLEGKVAIVTGGARGIGEATARLFARHGAKVVIADVEDSIGTTLANSLGPSVTFVHCDVSLEEDIENLIESTVSRYGQLDIMFNNAGILGNQSKHKSIVNFDVDEFDRVMRVNVRGTALGIKHAARVMIPRGGGCIISTASVAGVAGGLGPHAYTASKHAIVGLTKNAACELGRYGIRVNCISPFGVATPMLVNAWRMSDDDEEEEECMDFGMPCEQEVEKMEDFVRGLANLKGPTLRAKDIAEAALYLASDESKYVSGHNLVVDGGITTSRNCVGL; encoded by the exons ATGCCTGCCGTAATGCCTGAAACACCCCTTCATGGAATTCATGGATTGGGAAGGGACAACAGTACTACTACTCCTTCACATCCTAGAAG GTTGGAGGGAAAAGTTGCTATAGTAACGGGCGGTGCACGAGGCATAGGAGAAGCAACAGCGAGGCTTTTCGCAAGGCACGGCGCCAAAGTAGTCATTGCCGATGTGGAGGACTCTATCGGCACAACCCTGGCCAATTCCTTAGGCCCTTCAGTCACCTTCGTTCACTGCGACGTCAGCCTTGAAGAAGACATCGAAAACCTAATCGAGTCCACCGTCTCCCGCTACGGCCAGCTCGACATTATGTTCAACAACGCCGGAATCCTCGGCAACCAATCCAAACACAAGAGCATCGTCAACTTCGACGTCGACGAGTTCGACCGCGTGATGCGCGTGAACGTGAGAGGCACTGCCTTGGGGATCAAGCATGCGGCGCGTGTGATGATCCCCAGGGGAGGAGGCTGCATTATTTCAACCGCGAGCGTCGCCGGAGTCGCTGGTGGGTTAGGGCCGCATGCCTACACAGCTTCCAAGCATGCCATTGTTGGGCTGACGAAGAACGCCGCCTGTGAACTAGGCCGGTATGGGATCAGAGTGAACTGTATTTCGCCTTTTGGAGTTGCCACGCCGATGCTGGTGAATGCGTGGAGGATGAGTGACGATgacgaagaggaagaagagtgtATGGATTTTGGGATGCCTTGTGAGCAAGAGGTGGAGAAGATGGAAGATTTCGTGAGAGGGCTTGCGAATTTGAAAGGCCCGACTTTGAGGGCTAAGGACATAGCAGAGGCTGCTCTATATCTTGCTAGTGATGAGTCCAAGTATGTAAGTGGTCATAATCTGGTTGTGGATGGTGGAATTACTACCTCAAGAAATTGTGTTGGTTTGTAG